The proteins below are encoded in one region of Halalkalicoccus jeotgali B3:
- a CDS encoding alpha/beta hydrolase — MTDVVVPGARDVRGTLDGAGETAVVACPPHPQHRGHRGDPRLTAVSDALGGRGVACLRFDYGAWDEGRGEREDARNAIRWAAEEYDSVGVFGYSFGGAMAILAAASIDEPLIGVSALAPAAQVGGDLDVVDAVADLNCPLQVVYGTRDSTAEWESVVDAARERGASVEELSADHFFLGKHERIGESVAEFFAGGTGP, encoded by the coding sequence ATGACCGACGTGGTCGTTCCCGGAGCGAGGGACGTTCGCGGGACCCTCGACGGCGCGGGCGAGACCGCCGTGGTTGCCTGCCCGCCCCATCCCCAGCATCGCGGTCATCGGGGCGATCCCAGATTGACGGCGGTGAGCGACGCGCTGGGAGGGCGGGGGGTCGCCTGCCTGCGCTTCGACTACGGCGCGTGGGACGAGGGTCGGGGCGAGCGAGAGGACGCTCGCAACGCGATCCGATGGGCCGCTGAGGAGTACGATTCGGTGGGGGTCTTCGGCTACAGTTTCGGCGGCGCGATGGCGATTCTCGCTGCGGCTTCGATTGACGAACCGCTGATCGGGGTGTCGGCGCTCGCGCCCGCAGCGCAGGTCGGCGGTGATCTCGACGTGGTCGACGCCGTCGCGGACCTCAACTGTCCCCTCCAAGTGGTCTACGGCACCCGCGACAGCACCGCCGAGTGGGAGTCGGTCGTGGATGCGGCGAGAGAACGCGGGGCGAGCGTCGAGGAGCTATCGGCGGATCACTTCTTTCTCGGCAAGCACGAGCGGATCGGCGAGTCGGTGGCTGAGTTCTTCGCCGGCGGAACCGGCCCGTAG
- a CDS encoding PspA/IM30 family protein: MGILSRMSYVIRSKVNAVLNRSEDPRETLDYSYEQMRDRLQDVKQGIADLTTQKKRLEMQKRRLEENVEKHNEQAREAVAQDRDDLARQALEKKKAKMSQIEQLEDQIADLQNKQENLVEQKNELQSRIEQFRTKKETMKAQYEASEASVRVSEAMTGAGDEMEDVSRAIERAEEDTEEMEARSAAMDELQDTGAFDDALSDQDSIDRELAAGRTDSEVEAELETLKGEMGKETASVEESEDDGETETETETNADVDVEEELQSSEIDEELEEIRDEQR; encoded by the coding sequence ATGGGAATACTCTCGCGGATGTCGTACGTCATCCGGTCGAAGGTCAACGCCGTCCTCAATCGCTCGGAGGACCCCCGGGAAACGCTCGATTACTCCTACGAGCAGATGCGCGACCGCCTGCAGGACGTCAAACAGGGGATCGCCGATCTGACCACGCAGAAAAAGCGCCTCGAAATGCAGAAACGACGCCTCGAGGAGAACGTCGAGAAACACAACGAACAGGCCCGCGAGGCCGTCGCTCAGGACCGCGATGATCTGGCCCGCCAGGCCCTCGAAAAGAAGAAGGCCAAAATGAGCCAGATCGAACAGCTCGAGGATCAGATCGCGGACCTCCAGAACAAACAGGAGAACCTCGTCGAACAGAAAAACGAACTCCAGAGCCGCATCGAGCAGTTCCGCACCAAAAAGGAGACGATGAAGGCCCAGTACGAGGCCAGCGAGGCCAGCGTGCGCGTTTCGGAGGCGATGACGGGCGCGGGCGACGAAATGGAGGACGTCTCGCGGGCCATCGAGCGCGCCGAGGAGGACACCGAGGAGATGGAGGCCCGTTCGGCCGCGATGGACGAACTCCAGGACACCGGCGCCTTTGACGACGCACTCTCGGATCAGGACAGCATCGACCGCGAACTGGCGGCCGGCCGGACCGACAGCGAGGTTGAGGCCGAACTCGAAACCCTGAAAGGCGAGATGGGCAAGGAGACCGCCTCGGTCGAGGAGAGCGAGGACGACGGCGAGACCGAGACTGAAACGGAGACGAACGCGGACGTCGACGTCGAAGAGGAGCTCCAATCGAGCGAGATCGACGAGGAGCTGGAGGAGATCCGCGACGAGCAGCGATAG
- a CDS encoding HPP family protein, producing MVRRRVGTSLYAGVLFTVLGLVAWASGQPFVFPSLGPSAFILAFDRRGERTRTYRIVGGHLIGGVVGLLSYSLLAHGVSITPAPAAFSPDGLWLAASGVCSIVLTSWAMIATNTNHAPACATTLIVSLGLLSTPLQVAIIVVSVVVLVEIHSVVLALFERVVGE from the coding sequence ATGGTACGACGACGGGTCGGGACCAGCCTCTATGCGGGAGTCCTGTTTACCGTGCTGGGACTGGTCGCCTGGGCGAGCGGCCAGCCGTTCGTCTTCCCGAGTCTCGGCCCCTCGGCGTTCATCCTCGCGTTCGACCGGCGCGGCGAGCGCACGCGGACCTACCGTATCGTCGGCGGCCACCTCATCGGCGGCGTTGTGGGATTGCTCTCCTACAGCCTGCTCGCACACGGCGTCTCGATCACGCCCGCTCCCGCCGCGTTCTCCCCCGACGGGCTGTGGCTCGCCGCAAGCGGCGTCTGCTCGATCGTCCTGACGAGTTGGGCGATGATCGCGACGAACACGAACCACGCGCCGGCATGTGCGACCACGCTGATCGTTTCGTTGGGTCTGCTCTCGACGCCGTTGCAGGTCGCGATAATCGTCGTCAGCGTCGTCGTGCTCGTCGAGATCCACTCCGTGGTGCTCGCGCTGTTCGAGCGGGTGGTCGGGGAGTAA
- a CDS encoding FxLYD domain-containing protein: protein MDSNAAPDRGECERTDRHDRIGRRRFATLVGAGGLFGLAGCLGSGSSGQPSYESGDVPDDINGSARNTSEASAAYSAGSTTPRTDLAPLSDLSITDHEFVFESGYTGSTVQGTAENAGNTQINTAEVRVRVYNSDGQQLGTYLDSTSDLGTGEEWSFQVIILESPSDIADYDIAVVGLPD from the coding sequence ATGGATTCGAACGCGGCCCCCGATCGGGGGGAGTGCGAACGGACGGATCGCCACGACAGGATCGGCCGCCGTCGGTTCGCCACGCTCGTCGGCGCTGGCGGCCTGTTCGGCCTCGCGGGCTGTCTCGGGTCGGGGTCGTCGGGCCAGCCCTCCTACGAGTCGGGCGACGTCCCCGACGACATCAACGGCAGCGCGCGCAATACCAGCGAGGCGTCGGCCGCATACTCCGCCGGCAGCACGACCCCTCGCACCGACCTCGCCCCGCTGTCGGACCTCTCGATCACCGATCACGAGTTCGTCTTCGAGAGCGGGTACACCGGCTCGACGGTCCAGGGCACGGCGGAGAACGCCGGCAACACCCAGATCAACACCGCGGAGGTCCGCGTCCGGGTGTACAACTCCGACGGCCAGCAGTTGGGAACGTACCTCGACTCGACGAGCGACCTCGGGACCGGCGAGGAGTGGTCCTTTCAGGTGATCATCCTCGAGTCGCCCTCGGACATCGCCGACTACGACATCGCGGTCGTCGGCCTGCCGGACTAA
- a CDS encoding dipeptide epimerase: MSLETDFERVSLPLEFPFTISRGTVETAENVIVRVSDGEFTGLGGAGPSPHYGETVETVEAVLPTLLDIVEEVGEPHQLERIERRMKARVNRNPAARCAISIALHDLVAKRLDLPLYRYWGLDPEELPETSYTIGIDGTERMREKTTVARKRGYSTLKIKLGTDRDEEIIETVREEAPEATIRVDANEAWAPREAVGKIEALAAHDVEFVEQPVPAEDPAGMAFVRERAPLPIAADESCVTLADIPRVAEIADIANVKLMKCGSLREAREMFAAARANGLETMLGCMNESNASIAAACHLAPLLDYADLDGSLLLDEDPYDGVGMPAGGIDLAAVERGTGVR; this comes from the coding sequence GTGAGCCTCGAGACCGACTTCGAGCGCGTCTCGCTGCCGCTTGAGTTTCCCTTTACCATCTCCCGGGGGACCGTCGAGACCGCCGAGAACGTGATCGTCCGGGTGAGCGACGGCGAGTTCACGGGGCTCGGTGGGGCCGGTCCCTCCCCGCACTACGGCGAGACGGTCGAGACCGTCGAGGCCGTCTTACCCACGCTTCTCGACATCGTTGAGGAGGTCGGCGAGCCCCACCAGTTGGAGCGAATCGAGCGTCGAATGAAGGCACGGGTGAACCGAAACCCCGCCGCGCGGTGTGCGATATCGATCGCGCTACACGACCTGGTCGCAAAACGGCTCGACCTCCCGCTGTATCGCTACTGGGGACTCGATCCCGAGGAGCTGCCCGAGACCTCCTACACCATCGGAATCGACGGGACCGAACGGATGCGCGAGAAGACCACCGTCGCCCGCAAACGGGGCTACTCGACGCTGAAGATCAAACTCGGGACCGATCGCGACGAGGAGATCATCGAGACGGTCCGTGAGGAAGCACCCGAAGCGACGATCCGGGTCGACGCCAACGAGGCGTGGGCCCCGCGCGAGGCCGTGGGGAAGATCGAGGCGCTGGCCGCCCACGACGTGGAGTTCGTCGAACAGCCCGTGCCCGCGGAGGATCCGGCGGGGATGGCCTTCGTCCGCGAGCGAGCGCCCCTTCCCATCGCCGCCGACGAGTCCTGTGTGACGCTTGCGGACATCCCCCGCGTAGCGGAGATCGCCGACATCGCGAACGTCAAGCTGATGAAGTGTGGCTCGCTCCGGGAGGCCCGCGAGATGTTCGCGGCTGCGCGTGCCAACGGACTGGAGACGATGCTCGGCTGTATGAACGAATCGAACGCCTCGATCGCGGCGGCGTGTCACCTCGCGCCGCTTCTGGATTACGCCGACCTCGACGGGTCGCTGTTGCTCGACGAGGACCCCTACGACGGGGTCGGGATGCCGGCCGGCGGGATCGACCTCGCGGCGGTCGAACGCGGCACCGGCGTCCGTTAG
- a CDS encoding DUF1611 domain-containing protein codes for MQVAVLAHEKFPERAKTAVGVLRYADYDVTAVLDRDRAGGRVNEYLPGVPDAPIVEGMEDVENADALLIGIAPIGGGFDESWREDVENALSRGCDVISGLHYFLSEDEEFVSLAAENDCELWDVRKPDEDLTVSQGIAKDVDAEVVLTVGTDCSVGKMTVSLELARAAQAQGVDAGFIPTGQTGIMIEGWGNPIDRVVSDFTAGAVEEMILEKGDEHDYLFVEGQGTIIHPAYSAVTCGILHGAMPDKLVLCHAAGREAIHGYEDFSIPPVDTYVDLYEGLAGPVHEAEVAAGALNTMEIADDGPARDAVSEYGSDLGVPATDPVRFDTEEVLEALL; via the coding sequence ATGCAAGTCGCCGTTCTCGCACACGAGAAGTTTCCCGAGCGCGCGAAAACAGCCGTCGGCGTCCTCCGATACGCCGATTACGACGTGACCGCCGTTCTAGATCGCGACCGCGCCGGCGGACGGGTCAACGAGTATCTGCCGGGCGTCCCGGACGCCCCCATCGTCGAGGGGATGGAAGACGTCGAGAACGCCGACGCGTTGCTGATCGGGATCGCACCGATTGGAGGGGGATTCGACGAGAGCTGGCGCGAGGACGTCGAGAACGCCCTGTCGAGAGGGTGTGACGTCATCTCCGGGCTGCACTACTTCCTTTCGGAGGACGAGGAGTTCGTCTCGCTCGCGGCGGAGAACGACTGCGAACTGTGGGACGTCCGCAAACCCGACGAGGACCTCACCGTCAGCCAAGGGATCGCAAAGGACGTCGATGCGGAGGTGGTTCTGACGGTCGGAACCGATTGCTCGGTCGGGAAGATGACCGTCTCGCTCGAACTCGCACGTGCGGCCCAAGCCCAGGGCGTCGACGCCGGGTTCATCCCCACCGGTCAGACAGGAATCATGATCGAGGGCTGGGGCAACCCGATCGACCGGGTCGTCAGCGATTTCACTGCGGGCGCCGTCGAGGAGATGATCCTCGAGAAAGGTGACGAACACGACTATCTGTTCGTCGAAGGCCAGGGGACGATCATCCACCCGGCGTACTCGGCGGTGACGTGTGGTATCCTCCACGGCGCGATGCCCGACAAACTCGTGCTCTGTCACGCTGCCGGGCGCGAAGCGATCCACGGCTACGAGGACTTTTCGATCCCGCCGGTCGACACCTACGTCGACCTCTACGAGGGGCTCGCCGGGCCGGTCCACGAGGCCGAGGTCGCCGCGGGCGCGCTCAACACGATGGAGATCGCCGACGACGGTCCCGCCCGCGACGCCGTCTCCGAGTACGGATCGGATCTGGGCGTGCCCGCGACGGACCCCGTCCGGTTCGACACCGAGGAGGTGCTGGAGGCGCTGCTGTGA
- a CDS encoding inorganic phosphate transporter, with protein MVSVLLVLGMLAAVFVGFNIGGSSTGVAWGPSVGAKIINKTAAAALMTFFVFLGGWTVGRNVIDTLGGDIVPQTIFTIEASIIVLFFIGLGMMVANVYGVPVSTSMTAVGAISGLGLATGQLDMAVLGGIVIWWLVAPITGFWCGAVVGRYLYPHLDRRFALEQSEGPLLVLDRTGAVPKPTLGPGTTSRELISTVVVVLIACYMAFSAGASNVANAVAPLVGGGLVGVEGGVVLATVAIGLGAFTIARRTMDSVGNDLTALPLLAAMIVMIVAASITTVLSWIGIPISLAMATVMCIVGLGWGRATRQATARDLVRGDLASDISVDAITAETTEEVPRVGEERPEDLRGVEQLFDGSAVIRFVSFWIIGPSMATILSYLAFVLLPIAGTP; from the coding sequence ATGGTTTCTGTACTTCTGGTTCTGGGGATGTTGGCGGCCGTGTTCGTCGGATTCAACATCGGCGGCTCCTCGACGGGCGTCGCGTGGGGGCCGTCGGTCGGCGCGAAGATCATCAACAAGACCGCCGCCGCGGCGCTGATGACGTTTTTCGTCTTTCTCGGGGGCTGGACGGTCGGCCGGAACGTAATCGACACGCTTGGCGGGGACATCGTCCCGCAGACGATCTTTACGATCGAGGCGAGCATCATCGTCCTGTTTTTCATCGGACTCGGGATGATGGTCGCGAACGTCTACGGCGTACCCGTCTCGACCTCGATGACGGCCGTCGGTGCGATCTCGGGGCTCGGGCTGGCGACGGGTCAACTGGACATGGCGGTGCTGGGCGGAATCGTCATCTGGTGGCTCGTTGCCCCGATCACCGGGTTCTGGTGTGGTGCCGTCGTCGGGCGCTATCTCTATCCGCACCTCGACCGACGGTTCGCCCTCGAACAGTCCGAGGGCCCGCTTCTCGTCCTCGATCGCACGGGCGCGGTCCCGAAACCGACGCTGGGACCGGGCACGACCTCCCGAGAACTGATCAGCACCGTGGTCGTCGTCCTGATCGCCTGTTACATGGCGTTCAGCGCCGGCGCGAGCAACGTCGCAAACGCTGTCGCGCCGCTGGTTGGGGGCGGACTCGTCGGGGTCGAGGGCGGAGTGGTCCTCGCGACGGTCGCGATCGGGCTGGGCGCGTTCACGATCGCCCGGCGGACGATGGACTCGGTGGGCAACGACCTGACGGCGCTCCCGCTCTTGGCGGCGATGATCGTCATGATCGTCGCCGCGAGCATCACGACCGTTCTCTCGTGGATCGGCATCCCGATCAGCCTCGCAATGGCGACGGTCATGTGTATCGTCGGGCTGGGCTGGGGACGGGCCACCCGTCAGGCGACCGCGCGCGACCTCGTGCGGGGCGACCTCGCGAGCGACATCTCCGTCGACGCGATCACGGCCGAAACTACGGAGGAAGTCCCGCGGGTCGGCGAGGAACGGCCCGAGGACCTCCGGGGCGTCGAGCAACTGTTCGACGGGTCGGCGGTGATCCGGTTCGTCTCGTTTTGGATCATCGGGCCGTCGATGGCGACGATCCTCTCGTATCTGGCGTTCGTCCTCCTCCCGATCGCCGGCACACCGTAA
- a CDS encoding SLC13 family permease produces MVVVSGIVLFALVAFITEPVPIDITAITVMVLLIVLEPWTTISPAEGVSGFASSATITVLMMFVLSEGIRKTGVVQTISARIAAFAGDDGRKLLGSIVGVSGLSSGFINNTPVVAIMIPMASDLARRASVSPSRFMIPLSYASMLGGMLTLIGTSTNILASDVSARLIGRPFSMFEFTALGALVLLVGSAYLLVIAPRLLPDRLPAEGDLTAEFGMADYLTEVIVRENSPFVGHTVREAIEDAEFEFDLVQLIREGEVFGEPLAQKTIRPDDVLVVRTGRDTVVDLIDVEGVDLLPHVAFTDADLAAGEGGRRTDSGARQDLVEVIVPPDSSLVGETLVSANFRSSFDATVLALRRGPTVLHRRMDHVELRGGDTMLVQASRGSIERLGANREFILGSEVARAEYRRSKLPVAVAIIAAVVGLAALEIYPILVTAIAGAVAMVATGVLDPNEIYDAVDWSVIFLLAGLIPLGIAMERTGAAAFLAGIVVASTTAFDAVVVLGVFYLFTALITNVISNNASVVLMIPVAVDAANRIGANEFAFVLAVTFAASSAMLTPIGYQTNLMVYAPGGYRFTDFARVGAPLQLILTVVTTLGIATIWGV; encoded by the coding sequence ATGGTCGTCGTCTCCGGGATCGTCCTGTTCGCGCTCGTGGCGTTCATCACCGAACCCGTTCCGATCGACATCACCGCGATTACCGTGATGGTGCTGTTGATCGTCCTCGAACCGTGGACGACGATCTCGCCCGCCGAGGGCGTCTCTGGCTTTGCGAGTTCCGCGACCATCACCGTCCTCATGATGTTCGTCCTGAGCGAAGGGATCCGGAAGACGGGGGTCGTCCAGACCATCAGCGCGAGGATCGCCGCCTTCGCCGGTGACGACGGGCGAAAGCTGCTCGGGTCGATCGTCGGCGTCTCGGGGCTGTCTTCGGGCTTCATCAACAACACCCCTGTCGTCGCGATCATGATCCCGATGGCGAGCGATCTGGCTCGCCGGGCGAGCGTCTCGCCCTCGCGCTTTATGATCCCGCTTTCGTACGCCTCGATGCTCGGCGGCATGCTCACCCTGATCGGCACCTCGACGAACATCCTCGCGAGCGACGTCTCCGCGCGCCTGATCGGGCGCCCCTTCTCGATGTTCGAGTTCACCGCGCTTGGCGCGCTCGTCTTGCTCGTCGGTTCGGCGTACCTGTTGGTGATCGCCCCGCGACTGCTTCCCGACCGGCTTCCCGCAGAGGGAGATCTCACTGCGGAGTTCGGCATGGCTGACTACCTCACCGAGGTGATCGTCCGCGAGAACTCGCCGTTCGTCGGGCACACGGTCCGGGAGGCCATCGAGGACGCGGAGTTCGAGTTCGACCTCGTCCAGCTCATTCGCGAGGGCGAGGTGTTCGGCGAACCGCTCGCCCAGAAGACGATCCGACCCGACGACGTCCTCGTGGTGCGGACCGGTCGGGACACCGTGGTCGACCTCATCGACGTCGAAGGGGTCGACCTGCTTCCCCACGTCGCCTTTACCGACGCCGATCTGGCCGCAGGCGAGGGGGGCCGCCGGACCGATTCCGGGGCCCGACAGGACCTCGTCGAGGTGATCGTCCCGCCGGACTCCTCGCTCGTGGGCGAGACCCTCGTTAGCGCGAACTTCCGGAGCAGTTTCGACGCGACCGTCCTCGCGCTCCGCCGGGGGCCGACGGTGCTTCATCGCCGGATGGACCACGTCGAACTGCGCGGTGGCGACACCATGCTCGTTCAGGCCAGTCGCGGCTCCATCGAGCGACTGGGTGCGAACCGGGAGTTCATCCTCGGAAGCGAGGTCGCTCGCGCCGAGTACCGCCGCTCGAAGCTTCCGGTCGCGGTCGCGATCATCGCCGCCGTCGTCGGACTCGCAGCCCTGGAGATCTATCCCATCCTCGTCACCGCGATCGCCGGGGCGGTCGCGATGGTCGCGACCGGCGTGCTCGATCCCAACGAGATCTACGACGCCGTCGACTGGTCCGTCATCTTCCTGCTGGCCGGGCTGATCCCGCTCGGAATCGCGATGGAGCGGACCGGTGCGGCGGCCTTTCTCGCGGGGATCGTGGTCGCGAGTACGACCGCCTTCGACGCCGTGGTCGTCCTCGGGGTGTTCTACCTGTTTACGGCGCTGATAACGAACGTTATCAGCAACAACGCGAGCGTCGTGCTCATGATCCCCGTCGCCGTCGACGCCGCAAACCGGATCGGTGCCAACGAGTTCGCGTTCGTGCTGGCGGTCACGTTCGCGGCCTCCTCGGCGATGCTCACCCCGATCGGCTACCAGACCAACCTCATGGTCTACGCCCCCGGCGGCTACCGGTTCACCGACTTCGCGCGCGTGGGAGCACCCCTTCAGTTGATCCTCACGGTCGTCACCACGCTGGGGATCGCGACCATCTGGGGGGTCTAG
- a CDS encoding Vms1/Ankzf1 family peptidyl-tRNA hydrolase has product MLDDLLGRTALRDRIAELERERERLEARFEAERERRRVATREKQAAEERENRLEDRISDLEGRLGRTDGECELDFRGVETLRGGRLREVLARLESLRTGEEGVLTAMVDGQLPEVVTAAFGERAPLLSRVEPCLAVTDDAGLVSVALRPPLAPAAFQVWSDAVEIDPGWFLPEGEFAFALVRSDLFAMGEYDGSERESVRAFESDVKGDHSKGGFSQGRFERRRDNQIAAHLERCHEAIAARNAQRLIVVGQRTLLKEFDADARRAVDATGDPEAALEKALREFFTTRLYRL; this is encoded by the coding sequence ATGCTCGACGACCTGCTCGGTCGGACCGCCCTCAGGGATCGGATCGCCGAGCTGGAACGCGAGCGCGAGCGCCTCGAAGCGCGCTTCGAGGCCGAACGCGAGCGCCGCCGGGTGGCGACCCGAGAGAAGCAGGCCGCCGAGGAGCGCGAGAACCGCCTCGAGGACCGAATCAGCGACCTCGAGGGACGCCTCGGGCGCACCGACGGGGAGTGCGAACTCGACTTTCGCGGCGTCGAGACCCTCCGCGGGGGGCGCCTCCGTGAGGTCCTCGCTCGCCTCGAGAGCCTCCGAACCGGCGAGGAGGGCGTGCTCACGGCGATGGTCGACGGGCAACTCCCCGAGGTGGTCACGGCGGCGTTCGGCGAGCGCGCCCCGTTGCTCTCGCGGGTCGAGCCCTGTCTGGCGGTGACCGACGACGCCGGTCTCGTGAGCGTCGCGCTCCGCCCTCCGCTGGCTCCCGCGGCCTTCCAGGTGTGGAGCGACGCAGTCGAGATCGATCCCGGGTGGTTCCTCCCCGAGGGCGAGTTCGCGTTCGCGCTCGTTCGCTCGGACCTGTTTGCGATGGGCGAGTACGACGGGAGCGAGCGCGAGTCGGTTCGGGCCTTCGAAAGCGACGTGAAAGGCGACCACTCGAAGGGCGGGTTCTCACAGGGCCGGTTCGAGCGCCGCCGGGACAACCAGATCGCGGCCCACCTCGAGAGGTGCCACGAGGCGATCGCCGCACGGAACGCACAGCGGTTGATCGTCGTCGGCCAGCGAACCCTCCTCAAGGAGTTCGACGCCGACGCCCGGCGGGCGGTCGACGCGACGGGTGACCCCGAGGCGGCACTCGAGAAGGCGCTTCGCGAGTTCTTCACAACCCGGCTCTACCGGCTCTAG
- a CDS encoding DUF5802 family protein has translation MFETFSRSYYVGRLFVEPYDGDRAVLRRDHHELVNEQLYATGEGVERLDLPLVMKLSQQHFAVHGDDGVPERTLLVPRDGLDPGYVDTLPAPREVLLAKADRASQLLEIVSPERAGR, from the coding sequence ATGTTTGAGACATTCTCCCGAAGCTACTACGTCGGCCGGTTGTTCGTCGAGCCCTACGACGGGGACCGGGCGGTGTTGCGCCGCGATCACCACGAGCTGGTCAACGAGCAGCTCTATGCCACCGGCGAGGGCGTAGAACGGCTCGACCTCCCGCTCGTGATGAAGCTCTCCCAACAGCACTTCGCGGTTCACGGCGACGACGGCGTCCCCGAACGCACCCTGTTGGTCCCCCGCGACGGGCTCGATCCCGGCTACGTCGATACGCTCCCGGCCCCCCGCGAGGTGCTGCTCGCGAAAGCGGATCGCGCCTCTCAACTGCTGGAGATCGTTTCCCCCGAACGGGCCGGAAGATAA
- a CDS encoding DUF1405 domain-containing protein, translating to MIPRRYARYYLENAPSLCWLVGLNALAMLVGVRFYVETMPSMSTFLWPLYLDSPAALFLATLSLVTLLSTLGRSLDEVPHNLALAYLHTLAFVWLVKYGLWTVLALNLGFWEYFPDLYDYWFIVLTHSAFVLEAYLIPHYGTTTRGALLLALALLLANDIFDYVLGNHPPLRYEPGLALVFGTLLLSVLSVWGASRAFERLDRSAVRR from the coding sequence ATGATCCCGCGGCGGTACGCCCGCTACTATCTGGAGAACGCCCCGAGTCTGTGCTGGCTCGTCGGCCTCAACGCCCTCGCGATGCTTGTCGGGGTTCGCTTCTACGTCGAGACGATGCCCTCGATGTCTACGTTCCTGTGGCCCCTCTATCTGGATTCGCCTGCGGCACTGTTTCTCGCGACGCTCTCGCTGGTGACGCTGCTTTCGACCCTCGGGCGCTCGCTCGATGAGGTCCCTCACAACCTCGCGCTCGCGTATCTCCACACGCTGGCGTTCGTCTGGCTCGTCAAGTACGGTCTGTGGACCGTTCTCGCGCTCAACCTGGGCTTCTGGGAGTACTTCCCCGATCTGTACGACTACTGGTTCATCGTCCTCACGCATTCGGCGTTTGTCCTCGAGGCGTACCTGATACCCCACTACGGGACGACGACGCGGGGCGCGCTCTTACTCGCGCTCGCGCTCCTCTTGGCCAACGATATCTTCGATTACGTTCTGGGGAACCACCCGCCGCTTCGGTACGAACCGGGGCTTGCGCTCGTTTTCGGGACTCTTCTGCTCTCGGTGCTCTCAGTGTGGGGTGCCTCACGGGCGTTCGAGCGTCTCGACCGATCGGCTGTGAGGCGCTGA
- a CDS encoding ArsR/SmtB family transcription factor, whose protein sequence is MDSAALLDLLGNENRRRILRLLSQKPCYVTEISEYLGVSPKAVIDHLRKLEEAGLVESRTDDRRRKYFHIARNLRLEVSVSPYGFASKSAYPASSSLDMTSSCSHLSINVTATDGGDVCDLAGELRTLEELEDELSLAQRWVQGRIAEAHERISEAIGDAENSRLYAAVLSALDDGATDTETIAREAELPPPVAEDALSVLADHGVVARTETGWALD, encoded by the coding sequence ATGGACTCCGCGGCGTTGCTGGATCTCCTCGGTAACGAAAACCGACGGCGGATCCTCCGACTTCTCTCACAAAAGCCCTGCTACGTCACGGAGATCTCCGAGTACCTCGGCGTCAGCCCGAAGGCGGTGATCGACCACCTCCGGAAGTTAGAGGAAGCGGGGCTAGTCGAGAGCCGCACCGACGACAGACGCCGCAAATACTTCCACATCGCGCGCAACCTCCGGCTCGAAGTGAGCGTTTCTCCCTACGGGTTCGCCTCGAAGAGCGCCTATCCTGCGAGTTCGAGCCTCGACATGACCAGTTCCTGTTCGCACCTGTCGATCAACGTCACCGCCACCGACGGGGGCGACGTCTGCGATCTGGCGGGGGAACTCCGGACCTTAGAGGAACTCGAAGACGAACTCTCCTTGGCCCAGCGCTGGGTGCAGGGCCGGATCGCCGAGGCCCACGAGCGCATCAGCGAGGCGATCGGTGACGCCGAAAACAGCCGCCTGTACGCGGCCGTTCTGTCGGCGCTCGATGACGGGGCGACCGATACGGAGACGATCGCCCGCGAGGCGGAGTTGCCCCCGCCGGTCGCGGAGGACGCCCTCTCGGTGCTCGCGGATCACGGCGTCGTCGCGCGCACGGAAACCGGTTGGGCGCTCGATTAG